Proteins encoded within one genomic window of Neodiprion fabricii isolate iyNeoFabr1 chromosome 6, iyNeoFabr1.1, whole genome shotgun sequence:
- the LOC124185800 gene encoding KAT8 regulatory NSL complex subunit 3 isoform X2: MTESVTPPYDLARTRHVMDEFQRLANFARPGENDDWEEKIEKILWTPIQNRIFTKVMRILSSERLARLVKANSLMEPIFRRTSVDTAARRFRETLASAGWDFRVAQWLHNLLFENLPQEYMAIYLDILQTLRLKIPQLIDKIIAIQPNLNAKSGSITWETLGPLLKRSWDPIASTLNASRPKKLPGNPILVIAPSGVGTSVSSRQHKWIAHLGALGMVVNVHTHMGLAANRMTMMACMEQLVQATRTKIQDVRSDYPGRPIILVGFNTGAALACQVAQMEHVTAVICLGFPFTTVEGKRGTPDDTLMDIRCPVMFVIGQNATLVRPDDLEDLREKMLVETSLVVIGTADDHLRISTAKKISEGITQSIVDRCILDEVGDFVGSILLQPHPLPLRSNPLINSDKSMKKESRKRKNSTSSSVESEPHSPSLKKTRPMTPITPNAVSGTPQKSSAGSLVRSGTINTQPTLLAISGANLNHASASKRKPRVISNQKVTLPDQLLSPRLSGQLNASNAGAGITLNIGTLASLAPIGPLRMATTSAGQTFPTTTKMSNVCRPSNVYSKMPKMMATNTSPQSSSKLKTVMTSKNFSKTVTSSYKHINITDKGGEAKLVNVLTTAGNQVRVSASTAAAMQVKSVTNASGALSALLQSRRSPMGIVSGMPMGKGTSASSILLTPSVSTPNTHTIVSSSSTTTPKEPENNGASSSTNRTISTSNQPLDVSKMQSLPASQTSSSNTNYPLAVSSENVVMLADSLNNSRTASMLVPMSGQNTITILPLSSKMMMSQRSMKTVPKITVNNCNLQRVQKVNKPQSPTRKKINDDFDDDLGNILDIPIIFAKDGENLNAIEKAAPISQVPVMMDPYDKNIPKLSGTTKVVLISNKHDKIQHPITSLANTPMQALVRATGPLHHVNRAVLTSRLQNQSITSTNRIGTPTQTIPRLNHPTIKYTKIILAKRNSVPSNIHDDKNEQVVLTKNTSKMVSYEKNEHRYAQMLPRHQIKFQEIIQDDALEIEDAIKTNIIERKIPTVSEIDLTSPSKNGHDTESLSHADSNTEIDIVKTKVFLSDTNASSEIIEKQNESVKG; this comes from the exons ATGACGGAGTCTGTCACGCCGCCGTACGATTTAGCCAGAACTCGTCATGTGATGGACGAGTTTCAGAGACTTGCTAATTTTGCTCGACCTGGCGAAAATGATGATTGGGAagaaaagatagaaaaaatcCTTTGGACTCCAATTCAAAATCGTATTTTTACCAAAGTTATGCGCATATTATCGTCAGAACGGTTAGCTAGATTGGTAAAAGCGAATAGTTTAATGGaaccaatttttcgaagaactTCCGTTGACACAGCTGCACGAAGATTCAGAGAAACACTCGCATCTGCTGGGTGGGATTTTCGAGTAGCTCAATGGCTGCATAATTTACTCTTCGAAAATCTACCCCAGGAATATATGGCTATTTACCTGGATATTCTTCAAACGTTGAGATTAAAAATTCCACAATtaatagataaaataatagCCATACAACCAAACTTAAATGCTAAAAGTGGGTCAATAACCTGGGAAACCCTCGGACCATTGCTAAAAAGATCATGGGATCCAATCGCATCAACACTGAATGCAAGCAGGCCA AAAAAGTTACCTGGCAATCCAATCCTTGTCATAGCACCCTCTGGAGTCGGAACCAGTGTTTCTTCACGACAACACAAATGGATTGCGCATTTGGGAGCATTGGGTATGGTTGTCAATGTGCATACACACATGGGATTAGCGGCAAATAGAATGACGATGATGGCGTGCATGGAGCAACTGGTACAAGCTACCAGAACCAAAATACAAGACGTTCGTAGTGATTATCCAGGGCGCCCAATAATCCTTGTTGGATTTAACACAGGAGCTGCTCTCGCTTGCCAA GTAGCTCAAATGGAACATGTAACGGCAGTGATTTGCTTGGGCTTTCCATTCACAACTGTAGAAGGAAAACGGGGGACCCCTGATGACACTTTGATGGATATTAGATGCCCTGTTATGTTTGTAATTGGTCAAAATGCGACACTTGTGAGACCCGATGACTTGGAAGATCTAAGGGAAAAAATGCTTGTCGAAACAAGCCTAGTTGTTATAGGAACAGCGGATGATCACCTGAGAATATCTACGGCAAAGAAAATATCTGAGGGTATAACACAGAGCATAGTCGACAGATGTATACTTGACGAAGTCGGTGATTTTGTTGGCAGTATTCTGCTGCAACCTCATCCTCTGCCTCTGCGATCTAATCCCTTGATAAACTCTGACAAATCTATGAAAAAGGAGTctagaaagaggaaaaattctACTAGCAGTTCTGTAGAGAGCGAACCACACTCtccgagtttgaaaaaaactagACCTATGACACCCATCACGCCTAATGCTGTCTCTGGTACACCGCAAAAGTCTTCAGCAGGATCTCTGGTGCGATCGGGAACTATAAATACGCAGCCAACCCTTTTAGCAATCAGCGGAGCAAATTTAAATCATGCCTCGGCATCTAAACGAAAACCTAGAGTCATCAGTAATCAGAAAGTGACTTTGCCTGACCAGCTATTATCACCAAGACTATCGGGGCAG TTGAATGCAAGTAATGCAGGCGCGGGGATAACGTTGAACATTGGTACCTTGGCCAGTTTAGCACCCATCGGACCATTGCGTATGGCAACAACCTCAGCCGGTCAAACTTTTCCGACTACAACCAAGATGAGCAATGTATGCAGGCCGTCAAATGTGTATTCTAAAATGCCTAAAATGATGGCCACAAATACCAGTCCTCAAAGTAGTTCAAAACTGAAAACAGTTATGACAAGTAAAAACTTCTCTAAAACTGTAACGAGCAGTTATAAGCACATCAATATTACGGACAAAGGTGGCGAAGCTAAATTGGTAAACGTTCTAACTACGGCTGGAAATCAAGTTAGGGTCAGTGCGTCTACTGCTGCAG CGATGCAGGTAAAATCTGTAACTAATGCAAGTGGAGCTCTTTCCGCGCTACTGCAGAGCAGAAGAAGTCCAATGGGAATAGTCAGTGGTATGCCAATGGGAAAAGGTACCTCTGCATCAAGCATTTTGTTGACGCCCAGTGTTTCAACTCCAAATACACACACGATTGTATCATCCTCATCAACAACTACACCAAAAG AGCCGGAGAACAACGGAGCAAGCAGCAGTACGAATCGAACTATATCTACCTCAAATCAACCGTTGGATGTGTCTAAGATGCAGTCTCTACCCGCTTCCCAAACCAGTTCATCGAATACAAACTATCCTCTTGCAGTATCATCGGAGAATGTAGTGATGTTAGCAGATAGTTTGAACAATTCGAGAACAGCTTCGATGTTAGTACCAATGTCTGGTCAAAATACAATAACCATTTTACCCCTGTCAAGCAAAATGATGATGAGCCAAAGGTCTATGAAAACAGTGCCAAAGATAACAGTGAACAATTGTAATCTCCAAAGAGTACAGAAAGTCAACAAACCACAATCGCCgacgcgaaaaaaaattaatgatgaCTTTGACGACGATTTGGGTAACATACTGGACATTCCAATAATATTTGCTAAAGACGGCGAAAATTTAAACGCCATTGAAAAAGCTGCGCCAATCTCTCAAGTGCCAGTTATGATGGATCCTTACgacaaaaatattccaaaactAAGCGGGACCACCAAGGTTGTATTGATCAGTAATAAGCATGATAAAATACAACATCCCATCACAAGTTTAGCCAATACACCAATGCAAGCTCTTGTCCGAGCGACTGGACCGCTGCATCATGTTAATCGTGCAGTTCTGACGTCCCGCTTGCAAAATCAATCTATAACAAGCACTAATCGCATCGGTACACCGACACAAACAATACCACGATTGAATCACCCAACGATTAAGTATACTAAGATTATTTTAGCCAAGAGAAATTCTGTTCCTAGTAATATTCACGACGATAAGAATGAACAAGTTgttttaactaaaaatactTCAAAGATGGTtagttatgaaaaaaatgaacatagATACGCTCAGATGCTTCCGAGGCatcaaattaaatttcaagaaatcatTCAAGATGATGCATTGGAAATTGAGGATGCTATCAAGACAAATATTATTGAGCGAAAAATTCCAACTGTATCAGAAATTGACTTGACATCACCATCGAAAAACGGTCACGACACTGAATCACTTAGTCATGCGGATTCAAATACAGAAATAGATATTGTAAAGACCAAGGTTTTCCTTTCGGATACAAACGCATCttctgaaattattgaaaaacaaaacgaaagtGTAAAAGGATAA
- the LOC124185800 gene encoding KAT8 regulatory NSL complex subunit 3 isoform X1 — protein MTDVLRSATGRDSIMKMLLSTGPVVSTSSTVGSGLPSPTGDTFDDNPNTLTTYLHQLAGCFESEINVIVKDHCYARPWNWKPENVYVKPVKKLFFSKPRSLLVTDKLKQDEEVNVEGDMTESVTPPYDLARTRHVMDEFQRLANFARPGENDDWEEKIEKILWTPIQNRIFTKVMRILSSERLARLVKANSLMEPIFRRTSVDTAARRFRETLASAGWDFRVAQWLHNLLFENLPQEYMAIYLDILQTLRLKIPQLIDKIIAIQPNLNAKSGSITWETLGPLLKRSWDPIASTLNASRPKKLPGNPILVIAPSGVGTSVSSRQHKWIAHLGALGMVVNVHTHMGLAANRMTMMACMEQLVQATRTKIQDVRSDYPGRPIILVGFNTGAALACQVAQMEHVTAVICLGFPFTTVEGKRGTPDDTLMDIRCPVMFVIGQNATLVRPDDLEDLREKMLVETSLVVIGTADDHLRISTAKKISEGITQSIVDRCILDEVGDFVGSILLQPHPLPLRSNPLINSDKSMKKESRKRKNSTSSSVESEPHSPSLKKTRPMTPITPNAVSGTPQKSSAGSLVRSGTINTQPTLLAISGANLNHASASKRKPRVISNQKVTLPDQLLSPRLSGQLNASNAGAGITLNIGTLASLAPIGPLRMATTSAGQTFPTTTKMSNVCRPSNVYSKMPKMMATNTSPQSSSKLKTVMTSKNFSKTVTSSYKHINITDKGGEAKLVNVLTTAGNQVRVSASTAAAMQVKSVTNASGALSALLQSRRSPMGIVSGMPMGKGTSASSILLTPSVSTPNTHTIVSSSSTTTPKEPENNGASSSTNRTISTSNQPLDVSKMQSLPASQTSSSNTNYPLAVSSENVVMLADSLNNSRTASMLVPMSGQNTITILPLSSKMMMSQRSMKTVPKITVNNCNLQRVQKVNKPQSPTRKKINDDFDDDLGNILDIPIIFAKDGENLNAIEKAAPISQVPVMMDPYDKNIPKLSGTTKVVLISNKHDKIQHPITSLANTPMQALVRATGPLHHVNRAVLTSRLQNQSITSTNRIGTPTQTIPRLNHPTIKYTKIILAKRNSVPSNIHDDKNEQVVLTKNTSKMVSYEKNEHRYAQMLPRHQIKFQEIIQDDALEIEDAIKTNIIERKIPTVSEIDLTSPSKNGHDTESLSHADSNTEIDIVKTKVFLSDTNASSEIIEKQNESVKG, from the exons ATGACAGATGTTTTGAGGTCAGCTACTGGACGAGATAGTATAATGAAAATGTTGCTGTCGACGGGTCCCGTTGTTTCCACTTCATCAACAGTAGGCTCAGGACTACCTAGTCCAACTGGTGACACGTTTGATGATAACCCAAATACATTAACCACATATTTACATCAGCTCGCTGGATGTTTCGAGAGTGAAATCAACGTTATCGTCAAGGATCACTGCTATGCTCGCCCTTGGAACTGGAAACCGGAAAATGTATATGTCAAGCCAGTCAAGAAACTGTTCTTCAGCAAGCCGAGAAGTTTGTTAGTCAC gGATAAACTAAAACAGGATGAAGAGGTCAACGTTGAAGGAGATATGACGGAGTCTGTCACGCCGCCGTACGATTTAGCCAGAACTCGTCATGTGATGGACGAGTTTCAGAGACTTGCTAATTTTGCTCGACCTGGCGAAAATGATGATTGGGAagaaaagatagaaaaaatcCTTTGGACTCCAATTCAAAATCGTATTTTTACCAAAGTTATGCGCATATTATCGTCAGAACGGTTAGCTAGATTGGTAAAAGCGAATAGTTTAATGGaaccaatttttcgaagaactTCCGTTGACACAGCTGCACGAAGATTCAGAGAAACACTCGCATCTGCTGGGTGGGATTTTCGAGTAGCTCAATGGCTGCATAATTTACTCTTCGAAAATCTACCCCAGGAATATATGGCTATTTACCTGGATATTCTTCAAACGTTGAGATTAAAAATTCCACAATtaatagataaaataatagCCATACAACCAAACTTAAATGCTAAAAGTGGGTCAATAACCTGGGAAACCCTCGGACCATTGCTAAAAAGATCATGGGATCCAATCGCATCAACACTGAATGCAAGCAGGCCA AAAAAGTTACCTGGCAATCCAATCCTTGTCATAGCACCCTCTGGAGTCGGAACCAGTGTTTCTTCACGACAACACAAATGGATTGCGCATTTGGGAGCATTGGGTATGGTTGTCAATGTGCATACACACATGGGATTAGCGGCAAATAGAATGACGATGATGGCGTGCATGGAGCAACTGGTACAAGCTACCAGAACCAAAATACAAGACGTTCGTAGTGATTATCCAGGGCGCCCAATAATCCTTGTTGGATTTAACACAGGAGCTGCTCTCGCTTGCCAA GTAGCTCAAATGGAACATGTAACGGCAGTGATTTGCTTGGGCTTTCCATTCACAACTGTAGAAGGAAAACGGGGGACCCCTGATGACACTTTGATGGATATTAGATGCCCTGTTATGTTTGTAATTGGTCAAAATGCGACACTTGTGAGACCCGATGACTTGGAAGATCTAAGGGAAAAAATGCTTGTCGAAACAAGCCTAGTTGTTATAGGAACAGCGGATGATCACCTGAGAATATCTACGGCAAAGAAAATATCTGAGGGTATAACACAGAGCATAGTCGACAGATGTATACTTGACGAAGTCGGTGATTTTGTTGGCAGTATTCTGCTGCAACCTCATCCTCTGCCTCTGCGATCTAATCCCTTGATAAACTCTGACAAATCTATGAAAAAGGAGTctagaaagaggaaaaattctACTAGCAGTTCTGTAGAGAGCGAACCACACTCtccgagtttgaaaaaaactagACCTATGACACCCATCACGCCTAATGCTGTCTCTGGTACACCGCAAAAGTCTTCAGCAGGATCTCTGGTGCGATCGGGAACTATAAATACGCAGCCAACCCTTTTAGCAATCAGCGGAGCAAATTTAAATCATGCCTCGGCATCTAAACGAAAACCTAGAGTCATCAGTAATCAGAAAGTGACTTTGCCTGACCAGCTATTATCACCAAGACTATCGGGGCAG TTGAATGCAAGTAATGCAGGCGCGGGGATAACGTTGAACATTGGTACCTTGGCCAGTTTAGCACCCATCGGACCATTGCGTATGGCAACAACCTCAGCCGGTCAAACTTTTCCGACTACAACCAAGATGAGCAATGTATGCAGGCCGTCAAATGTGTATTCTAAAATGCCTAAAATGATGGCCACAAATACCAGTCCTCAAAGTAGTTCAAAACTGAAAACAGTTATGACAAGTAAAAACTTCTCTAAAACTGTAACGAGCAGTTATAAGCACATCAATATTACGGACAAAGGTGGCGAAGCTAAATTGGTAAACGTTCTAACTACGGCTGGAAATCAAGTTAGGGTCAGTGCGTCTACTGCTGCAG CGATGCAGGTAAAATCTGTAACTAATGCAAGTGGAGCTCTTTCCGCGCTACTGCAGAGCAGAAGAAGTCCAATGGGAATAGTCAGTGGTATGCCAATGGGAAAAGGTACCTCTGCATCAAGCATTTTGTTGACGCCCAGTGTTTCAACTCCAAATACACACACGATTGTATCATCCTCATCAACAACTACACCAAAAG AGCCGGAGAACAACGGAGCAAGCAGCAGTACGAATCGAACTATATCTACCTCAAATCAACCGTTGGATGTGTCTAAGATGCAGTCTCTACCCGCTTCCCAAACCAGTTCATCGAATACAAACTATCCTCTTGCAGTATCATCGGAGAATGTAGTGATGTTAGCAGATAGTTTGAACAATTCGAGAACAGCTTCGATGTTAGTACCAATGTCTGGTCAAAATACAATAACCATTTTACCCCTGTCAAGCAAAATGATGATGAGCCAAAGGTCTATGAAAACAGTGCCAAAGATAACAGTGAACAATTGTAATCTCCAAAGAGTACAGAAAGTCAACAAACCACAATCGCCgacgcgaaaaaaaattaatgatgaCTTTGACGACGATTTGGGTAACATACTGGACATTCCAATAATATTTGCTAAAGACGGCGAAAATTTAAACGCCATTGAAAAAGCTGCGCCAATCTCTCAAGTGCCAGTTATGATGGATCCTTACgacaaaaatattccaaaactAAGCGGGACCACCAAGGTTGTATTGATCAGTAATAAGCATGATAAAATACAACATCCCATCACAAGTTTAGCCAATACACCAATGCAAGCTCTTGTCCGAGCGACTGGACCGCTGCATCATGTTAATCGTGCAGTTCTGACGTCCCGCTTGCAAAATCAATCTATAACAAGCACTAATCGCATCGGTACACCGACACAAACAATACCACGATTGAATCACCCAACGATTAAGTATACTAAGATTATTTTAGCCAAGAGAAATTCTGTTCCTAGTAATATTCACGACGATAAGAATGAACAAGTTgttttaactaaaaatactTCAAAGATGGTtagttatgaaaaaaatgaacatagATACGCTCAGATGCTTCCGAGGCatcaaattaaatttcaagaaatcatTCAAGATGATGCATTGGAAATTGAGGATGCTATCAAGACAAATATTATTGAGCGAAAAATTCCAACTGTATCAGAAATTGACTTGACATCACCATCGAAAAACGGTCACGACACTGAATCACTTAGTCATGCGGATTCAAATACAGAAATAGATATTGTAAAGACCAAGGTTTTCCTTTCGGATACAAACGCATCttctgaaattattgaaaaacaaaacgaaagtGTAAAAGGATAA